A genomic segment from Pectinophora gossypiella chromosome 3, ilPecGoss1.1, whole genome shotgun sequence encodes:
- the LOC126381701 gene encoding integrator complex subunit 4 isoform X1, giving the protein MAAVLKKRALAEYNKSFQDGPTPKKLHLVKKPLIGSSAAAFVGLLEKCKSSDEALQLLLRISDCLQFQESDVEEAIKKLSEHFQSEEEAVVRVKILWLFCDIGLECPGANLNNLIDETIHLIKNETSHKVIAQGIATLMKLGNKLSDDKNLMMRLVGVAKDNLKDTSHRVKCRCLQLISELYPIYPEADRTSDMVTDAEAIIKLLGDYSNSEDARVRCEAFQSLLTLNERGQTLGAALYEPACAALADDYEIVREAALKLVWLLGNKYPENSVTLQDGETTIRMVDDAFIRMCSAVNDLCMAVRALACTLLGTTRAVSDRFLLQTLDKQLMSNMKKKRTAHERGAELVRSGAWASGRRWADDAPGALVETSCVTLCPGGAAGAFVHGLEDELMEVRTAAVEAVCQLSLENSTFATTSLDFLVDMFNDEIEDVRLRAIDSLTRIAHHIVLREDQLETILSALEDYSMDVREGLHRMLGSCTVASKTCLEMCIDKILENLKRYPQDKRSTFRCVQRLGSSHATLVLPLVTRLLAVHPFFDMPEPDVDDPAYMCVLILVLNAAQHCPSMLPLFEEHTVKHYTYLRDTMPHLVPHLPIGDAQHASEKSEAAMDDSAVRRFYESVLQHIDNTTLSTTVRLNMLRTAEEQLNKLAEMEPLVLGSAAFTALLARAVRELHAALAAPAGPPPHALHALAAHCLRLQHQFSGVSEQENACVWQLALRVCAAKLCAAAAPAPAAASHTPHTPHTPHLPPAVPAPAAAAMSAAAALTHHAELLDRLLASAGVEPDPFTIAVFQQLSMNADNKPAVLARALMPLLQAAPLPVIPKPNLKIRMCTATIIEPASDNDTVVRFSAGLVAGVALEAEVCRVRDPAMLRVRVLYPDSRDHALVPPRDHLRPLDHHNTNDDGTQNVRLLTKVLISHGVWTEPCGVDISICLAVDEGPAREPAPLVELCRPVRVTVAPKPIKRGI; this is encoded by the exons ATGGCAGCTGTTTTGAAAAAGAGAGCTCTTGCAGAATATAACAAATCCTTTCAG GATGGTCCGACACCAAAGAAGCTTCATTTAGTGAAGAAACCCTTAATAGGCAGTTCTGCAGCAGCTTTTGTGGGGTTGTTGGAAAAATGCAAGTCTAGTGATGAAGCATTGCAGCTGCTGCTGCGCATATCTGATTGCCTGCAGTTTCAGGAGTCTGACGTCGAGGAGGCGATCAAGAAACTATCAGAACACTTCCAGTCGGAGGAAGAAGCCGTCGTACGCGTTAAAATTCTTTGGCTTTTCTGTGATATTGGGCTTGAGTGTCCCGGCGCCAACTTGAATAATCTCATTGACGAGACCATACATTTGATCAAAAATGAAACTTCTCATAAG GTTATAGCCCAAGGCATAGCAACACTGATGAAACTTGGTAATAAGCTAAGCGATGATAAGAACCTGATGATGCGGTTGGTTGGTGTTGCTAAAGACAACCTCAAAGACACGAGTCACCGGGTGAAGTGCCGCTGTCTGCAGCTCATTAGCGAACTCTACCCGATATACCCAGAGGCGGACAGGACAAGTGACATGGTTACTGATGCTGAAGCTATCATAAAGTTGCTTGGAGATTATTCAAATTCAGAG GACGCGCGCGTTCGTTGTGAGGCATTCCAAAGCTTGTTGACGTTGAACGAGCGGGGGCAAACACTCGGCGCTGCGCTGTACGAGCCCGCATGCGCCGCCCTGGCTGACGACTACGAGATCGTGCGCGAGGCTGCCCTTAAGCTGGTGTGGCTGCTCGGCAATAAGTATCCAGAGAA TTCGGTGACGTTACAAGACGGCGAGACGACAATCCGTATGGTGGACGACGCGTTCATTCGCATGTGCTCGGCGGTCAATGACCTGTGCATGGCGGTGCGCGCGCTCGCCTGCACTCTGCTGGGCACGACGCGCGCCGTCTCCGACCGCTTCCTGCTGCAGACCCTCGACAAGCAGCTTATGAGCAACATGAAG AAAAAGCGCACAGCACACGAGCGCGGCGCGGAGCTGGTCCGTAGTGGGGCGTGGGCGAGCGGGCGGCGCTGGGCGGACGACGCGCCGGGCGCGCTGGTGGAGACCAGCTGCGTCACGCTGTGTCCCGGCGGCGCCGCCGGCGCCTTCGTGCACGGGCTGGAGGACGAGCTAATGG AGGTGCGCACAGCAGCAGTGGAAGCAGTCTGCCAGCTGTCCCTGGAGAACTCTACATTTGCGACCACCTCGCTGGACTTTCTGGTGGACATGTTCAACGACGAGATCGAGGACGTGCGCCTGCGCGCCATCGACTCGCTCACGCGCATCGCGCATCACATTGTGCTCCGGGAGGACCAGCTGGAGACCATACTCAGTGCGCTTGAG GACTATTCTATGGACGTACGGGAAGGATTGCATAGAATGCTGGGTTCCTGTACTGTTGCATCCAAGACATGCCTTGAAATGTGCATTGATAAAATTCTGGAGAATCTCAAGAGATATCCACAG GACAAGAGGTCGACGTTCCGCTGCGTGCAGCGGCTGGGCAGCTCACACGCGACTCTGGTGCTGCCGCTGGTGACGCGCCTGCTGGCCGTGCACCCCTTCTTCGACATGCCCGAGCCCGACGTCGATGATCCAGCCT ACATGTGCGTGTTGATCCTGGTGCTGAACGCGGCGCAGCACTGCCCTAGCATGCTGCCGCTGTTCGAGGAGCACACCGTCAAGCACTACACCTACCTGCGCGATACTATGCCACATCTAGTGCCGCACCTGCCCATAG GAGACGCTCAGCATGCGAGCGAGAAGAGTGAAGCGGCGATGGACGATAGTGCCGTAAGAAGGTTCTACGAGAGCGTGCTGCAACACATCGACAACACCACGCTGTCAACCACCGTGAGGCTCAACATGCTGCGCACCGCTGAGGAACAGCTGAACAA GCTGGCGGAGATGGAGCCGCTGGTGCTGGGCTCGGCGGCCTTCACGGCGCTGCTGGCGCGCGCCGTGCGCGAGCTGCACGCGGCGCTGGCCGCGCCCGCCGgcccgccgccgcacgcgctgCACGCGCTGGCCGCGCACTGCCTGCG GTTACAGCACCAATTTAGCGGCGTGTCAGAGCAAGAGAACGCATGCGTATGGCAGTTAGCCCTTCGCGTGTGCGCAGCCAAGCTATGTGCAGCGgccgcccccgcgcccgcgGCCGCGAGCCACACGCCGCACACGCCACACACGCCGCACCTCCCGCCGGCGgtgcccgcgcccgccgccgccgcaatGTCTGCCGCAGCCGCACTCACGCATCATGCTGAGCTGCTGGATAGATTGCTCGCTTCTGCTG GTGTGGAGCCCGACCCGTTCACGATCGCAGTGTTCCAGCAGCTGTCGATGAACGCGGACAACAAGCCGGCCGTGCTGGCCCGCGCGCTGATGCCGCTGCTGCAGGCCGCGCCGCTGCCCGTCATACCCAAGCCTAACCTTAAG ATCCGCATGTGCACAGCGACGATCATCGAGCCGGCGTCAGACAACGACACGGTGGTGCGGTTCAGCGCGGGGCTGGTGGCGGGCGTGGCGCTGGAGGCCGAGGTGTGCCGCGTGCGGGACCCCGCCATGCTGCGCGTGCGCGTGCTGTACCCCGACAGCCGCGACCACGCGCTCGTGCCGCCGCGCGACCACCTGCGCCCGCTCGACCACCACAACACTA ATGACGATGGCACACAGAACGTGCGGCTGCTGACGAAGGTGCTGATATCGCACGGCGTGTGGACGGAGCCGTGTGGCGTGGACATCAGTATATGCCTCGCCGTGGACGAGGGCCCGGCCCGCGAGCCCGCGCCGCTCGTCGAGCTGTGTCGCCCTGTGCGTGTTACTGTCGCACCCAAGCCCATCAAGCGGGGGATATAA
- the LOC126381701 gene encoding integrator complex subunit 4 isoform X2: MAAVLKKRALAEYNKSFQDGPTPKKLHLVKKPLIGSSAAAFVGLLEKCKSSDEALQLLLRISDCLQFQESDVEEAIKKLSEHFQSEEEAVVRVKILWLFCDIGLECPGANLNNLIDETIHLIKNETSHKVIAQGIATLMKLGNKLSDDKNLMMRLVGVAKDNLKDTSHRVKCRCLQLISELYPIYPEADRTSDMVTDAEAIIKLLGDYSNSEDARVRCEAFQSLLTLNERGQTLGAALYEPACAALADDYEIVREAALKLVWLLGNKYPENSVTLQDGETTIRMVDDAFIRMCSAVNDLCMAVRALACTLLGTTRAVSDRFLLQTLDKQLMSNMKKKRTAHERGAELVRSGAWASGRRWADDAPGALVETSCVTLCPGGAAGAFVHGLEDELMEVRTAAVEAVCQLSLENSTFATTSLDFLVDMFNDEIEDVRLRAIDSLTRIAHHIVLREDQLETILSALEDYSMDVREGLHRMLGSCTVASKTCLEMCIDKILENLKRYPQDKRSTFRCVQRLGSSHATLVLPLVTRLLAVHPFFDMPEPDVDDPAYMCVLILVLNAAQHCPSMLPLFEEHTVKHYTYLRDTMPHLVPHLPIGDAQHASEKSEAAMDDSAVRRFYESVLQHIDNTTLSTTVRLNMLRTAEEQLNKLQHQFSGVSEQENACVWQLALRVCAAKLCAAAAPAPAAASHTPHTPHTPHLPPAVPAPAAAAMSAAAALTHHAELLDRLLASAGVEPDPFTIAVFQQLSMNADNKPAVLARALMPLLQAAPLPVIPKPNLKIRMCTATIIEPASDNDTVVRFSAGLVAGVALEAEVCRVRDPAMLRVRVLYPDSRDHALVPPRDHLRPLDHHNTNDDGTQNVRLLTKVLISHGVWTEPCGVDISICLAVDEGPAREPAPLVELCRPVRVTVAPKPIKRGI; the protein is encoded by the exons ATGGCAGCTGTTTTGAAAAAGAGAGCTCTTGCAGAATATAACAAATCCTTTCAG GATGGTCCGACACCAAAGAAGCTTCATTTAGTGAAGAAACCCTTAATAGGCAGTTCTGCAGCAGCTTTTGTGGGGTTGTTGGAAAAATGCAAGTCTAGTGATGAAGCATTGCAGCTGCTGCTGCGCATATCTGATTGCCTGCAGTTTCAGGAGTCTGACGTCGAGGAGGCGATCAAGAAACTATCAGAACACTTCCAGTCGGAGGAAGAAGCCGTCGTACGCGTTAAAATTCTTTGGCTTTTCTGTGATATTGGGCTTGAGTGTCCCGGCGCCAACTTGAATAATCTCATTGACGAGACCATACATTTGATCAAAAATGAAACTTCTCATAAG GTTATAGCCCAAGGCATAGCAACACTGATGAAACTTGGTAATAAGCTAAGCGATGATAAGAACCTGATGATGCGGTTGGTTGGTGTTGCTAAAGACAACCTCAAAGACACGAGTCACCGGGTGAAGTGCCGCTGTCTGCAGCTCATTAGCGAACTCTACCCGATATACCCAGAGGCGGACAGGACAAGTGACATGGTTACTGATGCTGAAGCTATCATAAAGTTGCTTGGAGATTATTCAAATTCAGAG GACGCGCGCGTTCGTTGTGAGGCATTCCAAAGCTTGTTGACGTTGAACGAGCGGGGGCAAACACTCGGCGCTGCGCTGTACGAGCCCGCATGCGCCGCCCTGGCTGACGACTACGAGATCGTGCGCGAGGCTGCCCTTAAGCTGGTGTGGCTGCTCGGCAATAAGTATCCAGAGAA TTCGGTGACGTTACAAGACGGCGAGACGACAATCCGTATGGTGGACGACGCGTTCATTCGCATGTGCTCGGCGGTCAATGACCTGTGCATGGCGGTGCGCGCGCTCGCCTGCACTCTGCTGGGCACGACGCGCGCCGTCTCCGACCGCTTCCTGCTGCAGACCCTCGACAAGCAGCTTATGAGCAACATGAAG AAAAAGCGCACAGCACACGAGCGCGGCGCGGAGCTGGTCCGTAGTGGGGCGTGGGCGAGCGGGCGGCGCTGGGCGGACGACGCGCCGGGCGCGCTGGTGGAGACCAGCTGCGTCACGCTGTGTCCCGGCGGCGCCGCCGGCGCCTTCGTGCACGGGCTGGAGGACGAGCTAATGG AGGTGCGCACAGCAGCAGTGGAAGCAGTCTGCCAGCTGTCCCTGGAGAACTCTACATTTGCGACCACCTCGCTGGACTTTCTGGTGGACATGTTCAACGACGAGATCGAGGACGTGCGCCTGCGCGCCATCGACTCGCTCACGCGCATCGCGCATCACATTGTGCTCCGGGAGGACCAGCTGGAGACCATACTCAGTGCGCTTGAG GACTATTCTATGGACGTACGGGAAGGATTGCATAGAATGCTGGGTTCCTGTACTGTTGCATCCAAGACATGCCTTGAAATGTGCATTGATAAAATTCTGGAGAATCTCAAGAGATATCCACAG GACAAGAGGTCGACGTTCCGCTGCGTGCAGCGGCTGGGCAGCTCACACGCGACTCTGGTGCTGCCGCTGGTGACGCGCCTGCTGGCCGTGCACCCCTTCTTCGACATGCCCGAGCCCGACGTCGATGATCCAGCCT ACATGTGCGTGTTGATCCTGGTGCTGAACGCGGCGCAGCACTGCCCTAGCATGCTGCCGCTGTTCGAGGAGCACACCGTCAAGCACTACACCTACCTGCGCGATACTATGCCACATCTAGTGCCGCACCTGCCCATAG GAGACGCTCAGCATGCGAGCGAGAAGAGTGAAGCGGCGATGGACGATAGTGCCGTAAGAAGGTTCTACGAGAGCGTGCTGCAACACATCGACAACACCACGCTGTCAACCACCGTGAGGCTCAACATGCTGCGCACCGCTGAGGAACAGCTGAACAA GTTACAGCACCAATTTAGCGGCGTGTCAGAGCAAGAGAACGCATGCGTATGGCAGTTAGCCCTTCGCGTGTGCGCAGCCAAGCTATGTGCAGCGgccgcccccgcgcccgcgGCCGCGAGCCACACGCCGCACACGCCACACACGCCGCACCTCCCGCCGGCGgtgcccgcgcccgccgccgccgcaatGTCTGCCGCAGCCGCACTCACGCATCATGCTGAGCTGCTGGATAGATTGCTCGCTTCTGCTG GTGTGGAGCCCGACCCGTTCACGATCGCAGTGTTCCAGCAGCTGTCGATGAACGCGGACAACAAGCCGGCCGTGCTGGCCCGCGCGCTGATGCCGCTGCTGCAGGCCGCGCCGCTGCCCGTCATACCCAAGCCTAACCTTAAG ATCCGCATGTGCACAGCGACGATCATCGAGCCGGCGTCAGACAACGACACGGTGGTGCGGTTCAGCGCGGGGCTGGTGGCGGGCGTGGCGCTGGAGGCCGAGGTGTGCCGCGTGCGGGACCCCGCCATGCTGCGCGTGCGCGTGCTGTACCCCGACAGCCGCGACCACGCGCTCGTGCCGCCGCGCGACCACCTGCGCCCGCTCGACCACCACAACACTA ATGACGATGGCACACAGAACGTGCGGCTGCTGACGAAGGTGCTGATATCGCACGGCGTGTGGACGGAGCCGTGTGGCGTGGACATCAGTATATGCCTCGCCGTGGACGAGGGCCCGGCCCGCGAGCCCGCGCCGCTCGTCGAGCTGTGTCGCCCTGTGCGTGTTACTGTCGCACCCAAGCCCATCAAGCGGGGGATATAA
- the LOC126381740 gene encoding mitochondrial nicotinamide adenine dinucleotide transporter SLC25A51 isoform X1 produces the protein MSEGRLIERGCLNDGSIIMHSQTLPVRWKEFVCGGGAAFCNIMISYPLSKLIFRQMMHGVETTFALNQLQKEGFGYLYRGMLPPLMQRTMSMSLMFGVYDGCLTPLLDQQINMYVAKIVAGMVAGGFEATLMPFERIQTLLIHPKYHQKFKNTVDAAQHIAKYYGIKEFYRGLVPILMRNGPSNACFFIIRDEIKYRMPHQENVFYQYVQNFIAGASIGAFLSTLFYPLNVVKIAMQCELGGPHRSVSYEFRNILQKRGSNVANFYHGALLNISRAFLSWGIINASYEIFRKILYT, from the exons ATGTCTGAAGGGCGACTCATAGAACGTGGTTGCCTGAACGATGGCAGCATAATCATGCACAGTCAGACTCTGCCGGTCAGATGGAAGGAATTTGTATGCGGCGGTGGGGCTGCCTTCTGCAATATCATGATCAGCTATCCACTGAGCAAGCTCATATTCAGACAG ATGATGCATGGAGTGGAAACTACATTTGCACTGAATCAATTGCAGAAAGAGGGCTTTGGGTACCTCTACCGTGGAATGCTGCCTCCGTTGATGCAAAGAACAATGTCCATGTCCCTAATGTTTGGTGTCTATGATGGATGTCTCACTCCTTTACTAGACCAGCAAATCAATATGTATGTAGCTAAAATAGTGGCTGGAATGGTTGCCGGCGGCTTTGAAGCAACACTCATGCCCTTTGAAAGAATACAAACTTTACTCATACACCCAAAATACCaccagaaatttaaaaatacagtaGATGCAGCCCAGCACATTGCTAAATACTATGGAATCAAAGAATTTTATAGAGGACTAGTACCAATTTTAATGAGAAATGGACCTTCTAATGCCTGTTTTTTTATAATCCgtgatgaaataaaatatagaatgcCACATCAAGAAAATGTTTTCTACCAGTACGTACAAAATTTCATAGCCGGAGCTTCAATAGGTGCATTTCTCAGCACTTTATTTTATCCATTGAATGTAGTTAAAATTGCGATGCAGTGTGAGCTTGGCGGGCCTCACAGATCAGTTTCTTATGAATTTAGGAACATCCTGCAAAAGAGAGGCTCTAATGTGGCAAATTTCTACCATGGAGCTCTCCTGAATATCTCACGGGCGTTTTTAAGTTGGGGTATAATAAACGCGTCGTACgaaatatttagaaaaatattatatacctag
- the LOC126381740 gene encoding mitochondrial nicotinamide adenine dinucleotide transporter SLC25A51 isoform X2 has translation MHSQTLPVRWKEFVCGGGAAFCNIMISYPLSKLIFRQMMHGVETTFALNQLQKEGFGYLYRGMLPPLMQRTMSMSLMFGVYDGCLTPLLDQQINMYVAKIVAGMVAGGFEATLMPFERIQTLLIHPKYHQKFKNTVDAAQHIAKYYGIKEFYRGLVPILMRNGPSNACFFIIRDEIKYRMPHQENVFYQYVQNFIAGASIGAFLSTLFYPLNVVKIAMQCELGGPHRSVSYEFRNILQKRGSNVANFYHGALLNISRAFLSWGIINASYEIFRKILYT, from the exons ATGCACAGTCAGACTCTGCCGGTCAGATGGAAGGAATTTGTATGCGGCGGTGGGGCTGCCTTCTGCAATATCATGATCAGCTATCCACTGAGCAAGCTCATATTCAGACAG ATGATGCATGGAGTGGAAACTACATTTGCACTGAATCAATTGCAGAAAGAGGGCTTTGGGTACCTCTACCGTGGAATGCTGCCTCCGTTGATGCAAAGAACAATGTCCATGTCCCTAATGTTTGGTGTCTATGATGGATGTCTCACTCCTTTACTAGACCAGCAAATCAATATGTATGTAGCTAAAATAGTGGCTGGAATGGTTGCCGGCGGCTTTGAAGCAACACTCATGCCCTTTGAAAGAATACAAACTTTACTCATACACCCAAAATACCaccagaaatttaaaaatacagtaGATGCAGCCCAGCACATTGCTAAATACTATGGAATCAAAGAATTTTATAGAGGACTAGTACCAATTTTAATGAGAAATGGACCTTCTAATGCCTGTTTTTTTATAATCCgtgatgaaataaaatatagaatgcCACATCAAGAAAATGTTTTCTACCAGTACGTACAAAATTTCATAGCCGGAGCTTCAATAGGTGCATTTCTCAGCACTTTATTTTATCCATTGAATGTAGTTAAAATTGCGATGCAGTGTGAGCTTGGCGGGCCTCACAGATCAGTTTCTTATGAATTTAGGAACATCCTGCAAAAGAGAGGCTCTAATGTGGCAAATTTCTACCATGGAGCTCTCCTGAATATCTCACGGGCGTTTTTAAGTTGGGGTATAATAAACGCGTCGTACgaaatatttagaaaaatattatatacctag
- the LOC126381746 gene encoding steroid receptor RNA activator 1-like, whose translation MENCNNVSKVPYDPGWNDPPTFSYNAQQTTTPGRPRNFLNKRVAFPLSGTGNTPAAGSTPPVNLPPLPTAPPIPIPNSQKPAFETTNNENIDSESVLIEVKTILLEFLDSSSELGSKSNDIKKRIGVMEEMWSSGKLNTQIQVHMKDLAHALKDDQPSKADDIHRALMVDYVSVVGTWMPGVKQLVHHCIARSELLAIDKE comes from the exons TCCCTTACGATCCCGGTTGGAATGATCCACCGACTTTCTCGTACAACGCTCAACAGACAACAACGCCTGGCAGGCCGCGCAATTTCCTCAACAAAAGAGTGGCGTTCCCACTATCGGGCACTGGGAATACTCCCGCTGCGGGCTCGACCCCTCCCGTCAACCTGCCGCCTCTGCCTACTGCACCGCCCATACCTATACCTAACTCACAAAAACCTGCTTTTGAAACCACAAATAATGAGAACATTGACAGTGAAAGTGTTCTAATAGAAGTAAAGACCATATTGTTAGAGTTCTTAGACAGTAGCAGTGAATTAGGGTCCAAATCAAACGACATTAAGAAGAGAATTGGAGTAATGGAAGAGATGTGGTCGAGTGGGAAACTTAACACACAGATACAAGTTCACATGAAGGATCTAGCACATG CTCTTAAAGATGACCAGCCAAGCAAAGCAGATGATATCCACCGAGCACTGATGGTGGACTATGTGAGTGTTGTTGGGACCTGGATGCCGGGAGTCAAACAACTTGTACATCACTGCATTGCTCGTTCAGAGCTGTTGGCCATTGATAAGGAATAG